One Paraburkholderia kururiensis DNA window includes the following coding sequences:
- a CDS encoding DUF3592 domain-containing protein, protein MFKAVAAIVIGVGFLIMTVINIQSTREFVRTSIVVPGEVVRLNAGGFHPEIEFVTRAGEHVAYPQGGIVSRMAVGDRPSVRYLPDNPLPTARIDRFDAIWGNAVFFAVFGLGFIMLGLINLPSRQ, encoded by the coding sequence ATGTTCAAGGCCGTAGCCGCTATCGTGATCGGCGTTGGTTTTCTGATCATGACAGTGATAAATATCCAGTCCACCCGTGAATTCGTTCGAACGTCGATCGTCGTGCCGGGCGAAGTGGTCCGGCTGAACGCGGGCGGGTTCCATCCCGAAATCGAGTTCGTGACCAGGGCCGGGGAACATGTCGCGTATCCGCAGGGCGGGATTGTGTCCAGAATGGCCGTCGGCGACCGGCCGTCGGTGCGTTATCTGCCCGATAATCCGCTTCCGACCGCGAGAATTGACCGGTTCGATGCGATTTGGGGGAACGCCGTCTTTTTCGCTGTATTCGGATTGGGTTTCATCATGTTAGGGTTAATAAATCTCCCGTCGCGGCAGTAA
- the tssF gene encoding type VI secretion system baseplate subunit TssF, translating to MDELLPHYEYELGLLARGLTEFAGRYPKIAARLGMRGGHADDPHIERLVQAFSFMAAHLDSRLADDYPELTEALLSVVHPQYLGGVPACAIAQFNPAPLLGKLSAPFNVPRGTPLDARAAPCQFRTIYDVTLAPLHVDDARYSPSTIAPSAVRLPDDATGILSITFVSLAPSGRFDPSIPDGPIRVHLSGERPLVAALADALLLRSASAFVEVNRDGRWRALSKVPLEAAGFRDDERLLPAGPDSAALAFRYLIEYFAFPELFDFIDIDLGRMRRGAHAADARSLTLHVVVRDTPAESTATRTLDSLDARAFKLFCTPVINLFQRAAVPIQLTEADTAYPVTPAPLEGTSALDIYSIDAVYLSERTDASKKDAPVTRSSHRATVAPYRAFGHAAGTHRDSVCWLAFRDRDAALVPNRNPWRLSFVGVDGQRARPMFPQAEVATTVTNGTLPARLPTGAPQGDLLNEGAALSCPITLLTRPTTPAGLPRGNYTLWRLLEALSPHPFDLTRSGLGALKALLRLHAPRSATVAQRCIDAVAGLDYKPAIRWMALGNQFPSFVRGIEIFLSINEAALRDVTLSVFGRVLDRLFAPYAPTNGYVQLVILAAGTGRVLLRCDAQPGTQPLI from the coding sequence ATGGACGAGCTGCTGCCGCATTATGAATACGAGCTCGGCCTGCTGGCGCGCGGACTGACAGAGTTCGCCGGGCGCTATCCGAAAATCGCCGCCCGGCTCGGGATGCGAGGCGGCCATGCAGACGATCCGCATATCGAGCGGCTGGTCCAGGCTTTTTCGTTCATGGCCGCTCACCTCGATTCGCGGCTTGCAGACGACTATCCCGAACTGACTGAAGCGCTACTCAGCGTCGTCCATCCGCAATATCTGGGCGGCGTGCCGGCCTGTGCCATCGCCCAATTCAATCCCGCACCGCTGCTCGGCAAACTCAGTGCGCCATTCAATGTCCCGCGCGGCACGCCGCTCGATGCACGGGCTGCGCCGTGCCAGTTCCGGACAATCTACGACGTTACACTCGCACCGTTGCACGTCGACGATGCCCGCTATTCTCCCAGTACCATCGCGCCCTCTGCTGTCCGCTTGCCGGACGATGCAACAGGCATACTGTCGATCACCTTTGTGTCGCTCGCGCCGTCGGGACGGTTCGATCCGTCTATCCCCGATGGCCCGATCCGGGTTCATCTGTCCGGAGAACGGCCACTGGTGGCGGCCCTCGCCGACGCACTGCTGTTGCGCAGCGCCAGCGCGTTCGTCGAAGTCAATCGGGATGGTCGCTGGCGGGCACTCTCGAAGGTGCCTCTGGAAGCGGCCGGCTTTCGCGACGATGAGCGCCTGCTGCCAGCCGGACCGGACAGCGCCGCGCTCGCATTTCGTTACCTCATCGAGTACTTCGCGTTTCCGGAGCTGTTCGACTTCATCGATATCGATCTGGGCCGGATGCGTCGGGGAGCGCATGCAGCCGACGCCCGCTCGCTCACATTGCACGTGGTGGTGCGCGACACGCCCGCGGAGTCCACGGCGACCCGAACGCTGGACTCGCTCGACGCACGCGCGTTCAAACTCTTCTGTACTCCGGTCATCAATCTGTTCCAGCGGGCGGCCGTACCCATCCAGCTCACCGAAGCCGATACCGCCTACCCGGTCACGCCCGCGCCACTCGAAGGCACATCGGCGCTCGACATCTATTCGATTGATGCGGTGTATCTCAGTGAACGGACGGACGCCAGCAAGAAAGATGCTCCAGTCACCAGGTCATCACATCGCGCGACCGTGGCGCCGTATCGCGCCTTTGGACACGCGGCAGGAACGCATCGGGACTCAGTCTGCTGGCTGGCCTTTCGCGACCGGGACGCCGCGCTCGTCCCGAACCGGAATCCGTGGCGACTGTCATTCGTCGGCGTGGACGGTCAACGCGCACGCCCCATGTTTCCGCAGGCAGAGGTCGCTACGACGGTTACGAACGGCACCCTGCCAGCCCGATTGCCGACAGGTGCGCCGCAGGGCGATCTGCTCAACGAAGGTGCGGCGCTGTCGTGCCCGATAACGCTATTGACCCGCCCGACCACACCAGCCGGATTACCTCGCGGCAACTACACGCTCTGGCGTCTACTGGAAGCACTGTCGCCGCATCCGTTCGATCTCACCCGATCCGGGCTCGGCGCGTTGAAAGCCCTTCTCCGCCTGCACGCCCCGCGTTCCGCGACCGTCGCACAGCGCTGCATCGATGCAGTGGCGGGGCTGGACTATAAGCCGGCCATCAGATGGATGGCACTCGGCAACCAGTTTCCGTCGTTCGTGCGCGGCATTGAGATCTTCCTGTCGATCAACGAAGCTGCCTTGCGCGATGTAACCCTAAGCGTGTTCGGTCGGGTACTGGACCGGCTGTTTGCCCCTTACGCGCCAACGAACGGCTACGTGCAGCTCGTCATTCTGGCCGCCGGAACGGGCCGCGTTCTACTACGCTGCGACGCCCAGCCGGGGACCCAGCCATTGATCTAG
- a CDS encoding type VI secretion system Vgr family protein, whose amino-acid sequence MQMSDIASFFQLQGNRLFTIQTPLKGRSELVLVDFHCNESLSDLFHIDVQLASQDRSIELKKMIGQPVTITLQVTDAIASSDARYFHGYVVSFSHLDTDGGFTRYHATIKPWIWMLSRHQDIRIFQEQTTQDVLSTVFREYGSLASFEFRLSKPTQNRSYCTQYRETDLEFAQRLMEEDGLFYYFEHAKDGHKLIVTDNSVAASPIDGVSPILQYSKGEPLDELSVVKSFAARRQLETDKVGLKTFDYKAPGARRFAASSSGVDQGEVPSYEIYDYVGEHGFPNSDRGEELARFRTQALAAHSKIFSGTTANRRLMPGRYFQLDDHYDHEQARPEDRQFLLMNVVHSGSNNYQAGEGAATYVCSFNCIRKKIPYRPPLTTDRPSIIGPQTATVVGPKGEEIYTDSLGRVKVQFHWDRRGQSDQSSSCWVRVGQPWAGGGFGMVNIPRIGDEVVVIFLDGDPDRPLIISRVYNAANMPPWTLPANATQSGILSRSTKGGNVNTANAIRFEDKKGEEEVWLHAEKDQRIEVEHDESHWVGNDRTKNVDRDETVHVGHDRTETVDNNETITIGVDRTERVGNNETLTVGGNRNETIHGMENLVVALTSTETVGLAKALTVGGGYQVTVAGAVNTSAGLASAEEVGLSKTTMVGQSYTIKTGKVFEVTVGKSTFRMDEDGNITLKGVKLLIEGSGPVEINGKDVDVN is encoded by the coding sequence ATGCAAATGTCCGATATTGCGAGCTTCTTTCAACTTCAGGGCAACCGTCTGTTCACGATTCAGACTCCGTTGAAGGGGCGTTCCGAACTGGTGCTCGTCGATTTTCACTGCAACGAAAGCCTGTCCGATCTGTTTCACATCGATGTGCAACTGGCTTCACAGGACCGGTCCATCGAGCTGAAGAAGATGATCGGTCAACCGGTGACGATCACGCTGCAGGTGACGGACGCAATAGCAAGTTCGGACGCGCGGTATTTTCACGGCTATGTCGTGTCGTTTTCGCATCTGGATACCGACGGTGGATTTACGCGTTATCACGCGACCATCAAGCCGTGGATATGGATGCTGTCCCGTCATCAGGACATCCGCATTTTTCAGGAGCAGACAACGCAGGATGTTCTGTCCACGGTATTTCGCGAATATGGCAGCCTGGCGTCGTTCGAATTCCGTCTGTCGAAGCCAACGCAGAACCGCAGCTACTGTACGCAGTACAGGGAGACCGACCTCGAGTTTGCGCAGCGGCTGATGGAGGAGGACGGCCTGTTCTACTACTTCGAGCATGCGAAGGACGGTCACAAACTCATCGTTACCGACAACTCTGTTGCCGCGAGCCCCATCGACGGGGTAAGCCCGATCCTGCAGTACTCGAAAGGCGAGCCGCTCGACGAGCTGTCTGTGGTGAAATCGTTCGCCGCAAGGCGGCAACTGGAGACGGACAAGGTGGGGCTGAAGACGTTCGACTACAAGGCTCCGGGCGCGCGCCGGTTCGCGGCAAGCAGCTCGGGCGTCGATCAGGGCGAGGTGCCCTCGTATGAGATCTACGACTACGTCGGTGAGCACGGTTTTCCGAACAGCGACCGCGGTGAGGAACTTGCCCGTTTCCGGACACAGGCGCTTGCGGCCCACAGCAAGATTTTCAGCGGTACAACAGCGAACCGGCGTCTGATGCCGGGCCGTTATTTCCAGCTCGATGATCACTACGATCACGAACAGGCGCGGCCTGAAGACCGGCAGTTTCTGCTGATGAACGTGGTTCACTCCGGCTCGAACAACTATCAGGCAGGCGAAGGTGCCGCCACCTATGTGTGCAGCTTCAACTGTATCCGCAAGAAGATTCCGTATCGTCCGCCTTTGACCACAGACCGGCCGTCCATCATCGGCCCGCAGACCGCAACGGTGGTGGGTCCGAAGGGCGAGGAAATCTATACGGACAGTCTGGGGCGCGTGAAGGTGCAGTTCCATTGGGACCGGCGCGGCCAGAGTGATCAGTCCAGTTCGTGCTGGGTGCGGGTCGGGCAGCCGTGGGCGGGCGGTGGGTTCGGGATGGTGAACATCCCCCGGATCGGCGACGAGGTGGTCGTCATATTCCTGGACGGGGACCCTGACCGCCCGCTGATCATTTCGCGCGTCTACAACGCGGCGAACATGCCGCCGTGGACCTTGCCGGCGAACGCGACGCAGAGCGGCATCTTGAGCCGGTCGACCAAGGGCGGCAACGTCAACACCGCCAACGCGATCCGCTTCGAGGACAAGAAGGGCGAAGAAGAAGTCTGGCTGCACGCCGAGAAGGATCAGCGTATTGAGGTCGAACACGACGAGTCGCATTGGGTCGGTAACGATCGAACGAAAAACGTCGATCGCGACGAGACGGTACACGTTGGCCACGACCGCACCGAGACAGTCGACAACAACGAGACCATCACGATCGGCGTGGATCGTACGGAACGGGTCGGGAACAACGAGACGCTGACTGTCGGCGGCAACCGGAACGAGACGATCCATGGAATGGAAAACCTCGTCGTTGCGCTCACCTCGACGGAGACAGTCGGGTTGGCGAAGGCGCTGACAGTGGGTGGTGGATACCAGGTGACGGTGGCCGGGGCGGTCAATACGTCGGCGGGCCTCGCGAGCGCCGAAGAGGTCGGTCTTTCAAAAACGACGATGGTGGGGCAGTCGTACACAATCAAGACGGGGAAGGTATTCGAGGTCACGGTGGGCAAGTCGACCTTTCGCATGGACGAGGACGGCAATATCACTCTGAAGGGCGTCAAACTGCTCATTGAGGGTTCTGGCCCAGTGGAAATCAACGGCAAAGACGTCGACGTGAATTGA
- a CDS encoding DUF2169 family type VI secretion system accessory protein: MEFINHTPFPALAFAGVDAREQEFHVVVLRQTLTWNERDGLHFSDEQQPLCEADQFFGADQHGSVRQESDLCHYKPRCDVIVNATAYPPRRPDGNVPGKFDVRLVVSRPDIPVSLPAEPHGLNPLMAASAEAMQTWRADVERAKKTTTQGHRLIYKTLVVTGKRQFVKRKRLPRLAAALIKVCSLGIVRLPDWRLTSPEPVREVPVILEHAFGGQCRIEQGDKVADRVPKKHRLTPEQAETHPDAPHAPVAHDAYSANVVGQGFTRDWYLDAAGVDTITAPQIEYPEHPVTVDHFNRARVGELDVAQPLVAGLGVRPKGHPDRAKLVGTIDRAFIESDAPLPKDFDFAVWNAAWPDQQVDALRGDEQIELVNLCNSSTPRSRQDASGDVRLTLRLPGHLPFVLVRFENGSIGELESRLDTVLIDPDRREVSCVWRATVAKEPDVRVLEMRMIERHDTGTTMPEPLASQDEGVVHG; the protein is encoded by the coding sequence ATGGAGTTCATCAATCACACGCCGTTTCCTGCGCTGGCCTTTGCTGGTGTCGATGCTCGTGAGCAGGAATTCCATGTCGTGGTTCTACGACAGACGCTGACATGGAACGAAAGAGACGGACTTCATTTCTCCGACGAGCAGCAACCCTTGTGCGAGGCGGATCAGTTCTTTGGCGCGGACCAGCATGGAAGCGTTCGACAGGAATCGGACTTGTGTCATTACAAGCCGCGATGCGATGTGATCGTCAATGCAACGGCTTATCCGCCCAGGCGACCTGATGGAAATGTACCCGGCAAATTTGACGTTCGGCTTGTCGTTAGTCGACCGGATATACCTGTATCGTTGCCCGCGGAGCCGCATGGGCTCAATCCGTTAATGGCTGCATCGGCAGAAGCAATGCAGACCTGGAGAGCGGACGTCGAGCGCGCAAAGAAAACGACGACGCAAGGCCATCGCCTGATCTACAAGACGCTCGTTGTCACGGGCAAGCGACAGTTCGTCAAGCGGAAGCGCTTGCCGCGTCTTGCTGCTGCGCTGATCAAGGTTTGCTCCCTGGGTATCGTACGTCTGCCCGACTGGCGATTAACGAGCCCCGAGCCCGTACGCGAGGTCCCGGTCATTCTCGAGCACGCATTTGGTGGTCAATGCCGCATCGAGCAGGGCGACAAGGTTGCTGACAGAGTCCCGAAGAAGCACCGCTTGACGCCGGAGCAGGCAGAGACCCATCCAGATGCTCCGCATGCACCCGTCGCTCATGACGCATATTCCGCGAACGTCGTCGGGCAGGGCTTTACACGCGATTGGTATTTGGACGCGGCCGGTGTGGATACTATTACGGCGCCGCAAATTGAATACCCGGAACATCCCGTTACTGTGGATCATTTCAATCGCGCCCGTGTTGGCGAACTGGATGTAGCGCAGCCGCTCGTCGCAGGGCTGGGCGTTCGGCCCAAAGGTCATCCCGACCGGGCAAAACTGGTGGGAACGATCGATCGAGCGTTCATCGAAAGTGACGCCCCATTGCCGAAGGATTTCGATTTTGCGGTGTGGAATGCGGCGTGGCCGGATCAGCAGGTGGATGCGTTGAGAGGCGATGAGCAAATCGAGCTGGTGAATCTGTGCAATTCATCCACCCCGCGCTCGAGGCAGGATGCTTCTGGTGACGTCAGATTGACGTTGAGGCTTCCTGGCCACTTGCCGTTCGTGCTGGTGCGATTTGAAAACGGAAGTATCGGCGAGCTTGAATCCCGGCTCGACACGGTGCTCATCGATCCTGATCGGCGCGAAGTGTCGTGCGTTTGGCGAGCAACGGTTGCCAAAGAGCCCGACGTGCGCGTGCTGGAGATGCGCATGATCGAACGGCATGATACCGGTACGACGATGCCCGAGCCCCTTGCGTCTCAAGACGAGGGAGTCGTACATGGCTAG
- a CDS encoding PAAR-like domain-containing protein: MASHLGARKDGKFKAVSTAPSFNKTPVGSSTPPLPYPVTEDLSSSLGTVPNVRFNGDPAYVLNQSTQPGCKGDAAGSCKGVKSGTVSGEVKPVRGSSTVRIAGKPVIREGDPCTLNGGNCPGIYVTQSAPGASIEGGTPSASGNPPVRPETPKEESWWGTASPWVHGVLGVASFVPGLSVVTGAVDAGIYAAEGDMVEAGLSAASMIPGGKVVTTAGKLAKGAVGLAKGAHVAEDAAKAAKLVKEAEEAARAAKVAREAEEAAKLKKAEEEAARLRKAEDDANAAREGRDGKKVKGKKKLKCGEYGKYGDLKKKTGDGTFDRDHIPSKAALKERAESLLDEGEKLSPTQRKAIEDWGDSIAIPRQAHVDVSPTYGTKNIKLAPQDAKDLAGAARRDVESMLGKIDEYDADGGCKKAYQKAAKRVLRMTNKDFDKALLEIIKKVK; this comes from the coding sequence ATGGCTAGCCATCTAGGGGCGCGCAAGGACGGCAAATTCAAGGCTGTTTCAACTGCGCCGTCCTTCAATAAAACACCCGTCGGCAGCAGTACGCCGCCGTTGCCGTACCCTGTTACCGAGGACCTGTCGAGCAGCCTCGGAACAGTGCCTAACGTGCGTTTCAATGGTGACCCGGCGTATGTGCTCAATCAGAGTACGCAGCCAGGTTGCAAGGGGGACGCTGCCGGGTCCTGCAAAGGGGTAAAGAGCGGGACCGTCAGTGGCGAGGTTAAGCCGGTTAGAGGCTCCAGTACGGTCCGAATCGCGGGCAAGCCCGTTATTCGTGAAGGAGATCCCTGTACGCTCAATGGCGGGAATTGCCCAGGCATCTATGTAACACAGTCGGCCCCTGGCGCATCCATTGAAGGCGGGACGCCGAGTGCCAGCGGCAATCCGCCGGTGAGGCCCGAAACACCCAAGGAGGAAAGCTGGTGGGGCACGGCAAGTCCATGGGTACACGGTGTACTTGGCGTGGCGAGCTTCGTCCCCGGACTCTCGGTGGTGACCGGAGCGGTGGATGCCGGAATTTACGCCGCCGAAGGCGATATGGTCGAGGCTGGGCTATCGGCTGCGAGCATGATTCCGGGTGGGAAGGTGGTGACCACCGCCGGCAAGCTGGCGAAGGGGGCAGTGGGGCTTGCCAAGGGCGCACATGTGGCGGAGGATGCGGCGAAAGCTGCCAAACTGGTGAAAGAAGCTGAAGAGGCGGCGAGAGCAGCTAAAGTCGCCCGAGAGGCAGAAGAAGCAGCTAAGCTTAAGAAAGCGGAGGAAGAGGCCGCCCGGCTCAGAAAGGCTGAGGACGACGCGAACGCTGCTCGGGAAGGGCGAGATGGCAAGAAGGTCAAGGGAAAGAAGAAGCTCAAGTGCGGCGAGTACGGCAAGTACGGTGACCTGAAGAAGAAAACAGGCGACGGGACGTTCGATCGGGATCATATTCCGTCGAAAGCTGCGCTAAAGGAAAGAGCAGAATCATTACTGGACGAAGGAGAAAAACTTTCCCCGACACAACGTAAGGCCATCGAAGACTGGGGAGATTCAATCGCTATTCCAAGGCAGGCCCACGTCGACGTAAGTCCGACCTACGGAACTAAAAATATCAAATTAGCGCCGCAAGACGCTAAAGATCTTGCAGGTGCTGCTCGCCGGGACGTTGAATCGATGCTTGGAAAAATCGATGAGTACGATGCGGATGGTGGTTGTAAGAAGGCGTACCAGAAAGCAGCGAAGCGAGTTCTGCGCATGACGAACAAGGACTTTGACAAGGCATTGCTAGAGATCATTAAGAAGGTGAAATAG
- a CDS encoding ankyrin repeat domain-containing protein encodes MNASAANKYFSGPYLDAAQAIDHHDAERLSTVSKGLDLNAAGREHMTLLWYAMQKKDYAAIQTLVREGSRPDGQSVENLGTPLHFALMNEDLRLLEAMLDGGLSPDWRDADGANLLQLAMKSDHAFDAVKMLVARGANVNARDSIGGSALDEAVDTMQPDIAIYLIEHGADPTGHMNNGSSTAWAVQQTIARLDPEAKGATVTDFSLDKNGQPVATKQPLPSPGGTAEGSEMLHKYGQLRALMMTKGAKFPADPPAKVREQMSRK; translated from the coding sequence ATGAATGCAAGCGCAGCGAACAAATACTTTTCGGGCCCATACCTCGATGCGGCACAGGCCATCGATCACCACGATGCCGAGCGTCTGTCGACTGTCTCCAAAGGACTGGATCTGAACGCCGCGGGCCGTGAACACATGACGTTGCTGTGGTACGCGATGCAGAAGAAAGACTACGCGGCCATTCAAACTCTCGTACGTGAGGGTTCCCGTCCGGACGGGCAGTCGGTGGAGAACCTCGGGACACCGCTGCATTTCGCGCTGATGAACGAGGATCTGCGACTGCTCGAGGCAATGCTCGATGGCGGCCTGTCACCTGACTGGCGTGATGCGGATGGCGCCAATCTTCTGCAACTCGCCATGAAGAGCGACCACGCGTTCGATGCAGTGAAGATGCTGGTCGCGCGTGGGGCCAACGTCAACGCGCGTGACAGCATCGGCGGCTCCGCGCTCGATGAAGCCGTCGACACGATGCAGCCGGACATTGCAATCTACCTGATCGAGCACGGCGCCGATCCGACCGGACACATGAACAATGGCTCCAGCACCGCGTGGGCGGTTCAACAGACGATCGCCAGGCTGGATCCGGAGGCTAAAGGTGCGACGGTCACCGATTTCTCACTGGACAAGAACGGCCAGCCTGTCGCTACGAAGCAACCTTTGCCCTCGCCGGGCGGCACGGCGGAAGGCTCGGAGATGCTGCACAAGTACGGGCAGCTTCGCGCGCTCATGATGACGAAGGGGGCGAAGTTTCCCGCCGACCCGCCAGCGAAGGTTCGCGAACAAATGAGCCGGAAGTAA
- a CDS encoding IS5 family transposase, translated as MPKRKPYPTDVSDEEWYFAAPYLTLMNKDAPQRRYELREMFNALRWIVRAGAPWRLLPNDFPPWELVYQQTQRWIQAGCFEAMVNDLRSIIRVAQDRRGQPSAVILDGRTLQSTCESGARAGYDGYKRKQGSKVHMAVDTLGQLLAVHVTPANEQERAQVGELARQVQLATGQTVKVAFADQGYTGEEPARAALDEGIELQVIKLAEAKKGFVLLPCRWVVERSFGWLNRFRRLARDYERLPETLAGLHFVVFSVLMLVHFANLPNSA; from the coding sequence ATGCCAAAACGCAAGCCGTACCCAACAGATGTATCGGATGAGGAGTGGTACTTCGCCGCCCCGTACCTGACCTTGATGAATAAAGACGCGCCGCAGCGCCGTTACGAACTGCGCGAGATGTTCAACGCGTTGCGATGGATCGTACGCGCGGGTGCCCCCTGGCGTTTGTTGCCAAATGACTTTCCACCGTGGGAGCTGGTCTACCAGCAGACACAACGGTGGATTCAGGCGGGTTGTTTCGAGGCCATGGTGAACGACCTGCGTTCGATCATCCGGGTCGCGCAGGACCGTCGTGGCCAACCCAGTGCCGTCATTCTTGACGGCCGCACGCTTCAGTCGACCTGCGAGAGTGGAGCTCGCGCGGGCTACGACGGTTACAAGCGCAAACAAGGCAGCAAAGTTCACATGGCAGTTGATACCCTGGGGCAGTTGCTTGCCGTGCACGTGACGCCGGCCAACGAGCAGGAGCGCGCGCAGGTCGGGGAACTGGCGCGTCAGGTCCAGCTGGCAACGGGCCAGACGGTTAAGGTGGCGTTCGCCGATCAGGGATATACCGGCGAGGAACCTGCGCGCGCAGCGCTTGATGAGGGAATCGAGCTTCAGGTAATCAAGCTGGCCGAGGCAAAGAAAGGCTTTGTGCTGTTGCCATGTCGCTGGGTCGTAGAGCGCAGCTTTGGCTGGCTGAACCGCTTTCGCCGGCTGGCGCGAGATTACGAGCGCTTGCCAGAGACACTGGCCGGACTGCACTTCGTAGTCTTCTCCGTGCTGATGCTGGTCCATTTCGCAAACCTTCCGAATAGTGCCTAA
- a CDS encoding polymorphic toxin type 15 domain-containing protein, with amino-acid sequence MKYGVKGAAKLGAKEAAEQVAKQEAKQLAEREARQVAEKEAKELAERQAKEIAEQNAKREAKQEGKDVAEEEGKNGAKVVEKRLPEKKVPCFHPFDKKKFAKMSADEQKAYLKEMADQLKRQQDSINSMTAAEYKAARDAFASHGRNPLAEGAQASYREDFASSISDSIRSSLLKNGMGIAQAEAEAAKRTSNLMDKLAALHEPDMVAGGWMQPDPKGMGRSDVNSSIGSSWNQGGRVSSMDSAATDAIEGGRGDEKMNVKLEPCRGKGLR; translated from the coding sequence GTGAAATACGGCGTCAAAGGCGCGGCGAAACTTGGGGCGAAGGAGGCCGCAGAACAAGTTGCGAAGCAAGAGGCGAAGCAACTTGCGGAGCGGGAGGCCCGACAGGTCGCTGAGAAGGAAGCGAAAGAACTGGCGGAGCGCCAGGCCAAGGAAATCGCGGAGCAGAATGCGAAGAGGGAGGCGAAGCAGGAAGGCAAAGACGTTGCCGAGGAAGAGGGAAAAAATGGGGCGAAGGTCGTTGAGAAGCGACTACCTGAGAAAAAGGTTCCGTGCTTCCATCCGTTTGATAAGAAGAAATTTGCCAAGATGTCTGCGGACGAGCAGAAGGCGTATCTTAAGGAAATGGCAGATCAGCTCAAGCGGCAGCAGGATTCAATCAACAGCATGACTGCAGCTGAGTACAAGGCGGCCCGTGATGCATTCGCATCTCACGGACGAAATCCGTTGGCGGAGGGCGCGCAAGCCAGCTACCGCGAAGATTTCGCAAGTAGTATTTCCGACAGCATCAGAAGCAGTCTTTTGAAGAATGGAATGGGCATCGCTCAAGCAGAGGCTGAAGCAGCTAAACGTACCAGTAACCTCATGGACAAGCTTGCGGCGTTGCACGAGCCAGATATGGTAGCTGGCGGATGGATGCAACCCGACCCGAAAGGAATGGGCCGCTCCGATGTTAACTCGTCGATTGGCAGTAGTTGGAATCAAGGTGGACGTGTTTCAAGTATGGATTCTGCCGCGACCGACGCAATCGAGGGCGGACGCGGAGACGAGAAAATGAATGTTAAGCTCGAACCGTGCCGTGGAAAAGGATTGAGATGA
- a CDS encoding GAD-like domain-containing protein, whose product MRDEDFEYFISKFGEPTHRMDVSAAAIDRWRGKVSDRLLSYWKEEGWCGYANGLLWIVDPEEYEDTVDEWLDGSPLERLDAFHAIARTAFGKIFLWGEATGQSVTINCATHAIFALKRELRKKNLSDLDISMRSFLGKSKSECDLKDEKGIPLFDRAVEKLGPLAPDEMYGFEPAIVLGGKILLNNLRKVKTDQHLTILRQMAAPTMPFSDADIDKLIP is encoded by the coding sequence ATGAGAGACGAGGATTTCGAATACTTCATCAGTAAGTTTGGTGAACCGACGCATCGGATGGATGTATCGGCGGCGGCGATTGATCGCTGGCGAGGCAAGGTATCGGATCGCCTGTTGTCGTACTGGAAAGAGGAAGGCTGGTGCGGATACGCCAACGGCTTGCTATGGATAGTCGACCCGGAAGAGTACGAGGATACCGTTGATGAGTGGCTAGACGGATCTCCCTTGGAGAGGCTTGACGCGTTTCACGCCATCGCCAGAACTGCCTTTGGAAAAATCTTCCTGTGGGGGGAAGCGACGGGGCAAAGTGTTACGATTAATTGTGCGACGCACGCAATTTTTGCATTAAAGCGAGAGCTCCGAAAAAAAAATCTATCGGATTTGGATATCTCGATGCGCTCGTTTTTAGGAAAAAGTAAAAGCGAATGCGATTTGAAAGATGAGAAGGGTATCCCTCTCTTTGATAGGGCGGTAGAGAAGCTGGGTCCTCTCGCCCCAGACGAGATGTATGGTTTTGAGCCCGCTATCGTCCTGGGCGGGAAAATTCTGTTGAATAATTTGCGTAAAGTGAAAACAGATCAGCATCTAACGATATTGCGGCAGATGGCGGCCCCGACGATGCCGTTTTCTGATGCAGACATCGACAAGCTGATTCCCTAG